In a single window of the Tellurirhabdus bombi genome:
- a CDS encoding molybdopterin-dependent oxidoreductase encodes MTFLLAFPLFSLRAQPALAVTGEVAKPLTLAAEAIRGLPHSEITAKDRDGKEHRYKGVPLVDILRLAGVSLGGDLRGENLAKYVLVKASDGYEVLFALPEIDPDFTVRTILLADAADGAPLPQGVGPYRLIVPDEKKPARWIRQVAAIEVRFAK; translated from the coding sequence TTGACTTTTCTGCTGGCTTTTCCTCTATTTTCGCTTCGGGCTCAGCCTGCCCTGGCCGTAACCGGCGAAGTGGCCAAGCCCCTCACTTTAGCAGCGGAAGCAATCAGGGGGCTTCCCCATTCGGAAATCACGGCCAAGGATCGGGATGGCAAAGAGCATCGTTACAAAGGTGTTCCTCTGGTTGATATTCTGCGACTTGCCGGTGTTTCACTCGGTGGTGATCTCCGGGGCGAAAATCTGGCCAAATATGTTTTGGTGAAAGCCTCGGATGGGTACGAAGTTTTGTTTGCTTTGCCCGAAATCGACCCTGATTTTACAGTTCGAACCATTTTGCTGGCCGATGCTGCCGATGGTGCGCCTCTCCCGCAGGGCGTTGGTCCTTACCGTCTCATTGTTCCCGACGAAAAAAAGCCCGCCCGCTGGATACGGCAGGTGGCAGCCATCGAGGTTCGATTCGCTAAATAA